In Oenanthe melanoleuca isolate GR-GAL-2019-014 chromosome 10, OMel1.0, whole genome shotgun sequence, a single window of DNA contains:
- the ADPGK gene encoding ADP-dependent glucokinase isoform X1, with protein sequence MWQRSVCVGLLALALGYLCVLGPELPPAALRQLSASLLGTLRRARSLEARTVAAWQAAIVRPARGWARVAVGVNACVDVVLSGVKLLEALGLEPSDGKNHAVLNSRQDLREAFSHFMERGAAAERFFSDAEAFQDIARTASEHPAAQLYVGGNAALIGQKLATNPDLKILLCGPVGPKLHELLDDNVVVPPESMQERDEFHLILEYQAGEQWGQVRAPTANRFIFSHDLSNGALNMLEVFVSSLDEFQPDLVVLSGLHMMEGQSKEMRHRRLMEAVASISDIPTDIPIHLELASMTDQDFMSNIMHQQVFPLVNSIGLNEQELLFLTQSAAGPHASLASWSGIPEVGVVSDILFWILKEHGKTAERASDLTRIHFHTLAYHILATVDGHWGNQAAAVAAGARAAGTQACATDTIDTSKVFLKAPLEFLTSHTEAPAKISLDPDKPVVQWHREGISFHFSPVLVCKDPVRTVGLGDAISAEGLLYSEVYPQ encoded by the exons ATGTGGCAGCGGTCGGTGTGCGTGGGCCTGCTGGCCCTGGCGCTGGGCTACCTGTGCGTGCTGGGCCCCGAGCTGCCCCCCGCGGCCCTGCGGCAGCTCTCGGCCTCGCTGCTGGGGACGCTGCGCCGCGCCCGCTCGCTGGAGGCGCGCACGGTGGCGGCCTGGCAGGCGGCCATTGTCCGGCCCGCGCGCGGCTGGGCGCGCGTCGCCGTCGG tgTCAATGCCTGTGTGGACGTGGTGCTGTCTGGGGTGAAGCTGCTGGAGGCGCTGGGCTTGGAGCCCAGTGATGGGAAGAACCATGCAGTCCTGAACTCCAGGCAGGACCTGAGGGAGGCTTTTTCCCACTTCATGGAGAGAGGGGCGGCTGCTGAGCGCTTCTTCAGCGATGCTGAGGCGTTCCAGGACATTGCACGGACAGCCTCGGagcaccctgcagcacag CTTTACGTgggaggaaatgctgctctcaTCGGGCAGAAGCTTGCAACAAATCCAGACCTGAAG ATCCTCCTTTGTGGCCCAGTTGGTCCCAAACTCCATGAACTGCTCGATGACAATGTGGTTGTGCCACCTGAATCCATGCAGGAAAGAGATGAATTCCATCTTATCTTGGAATATCAAGCAG GTGAGCAGTGGGGCCAAGTGAGAGCACCCACTGCCAACCGCTTCATCTTCTCCCACGACCTGTCCAACGGGGCCCTGAACATGCTGGAAGTGTTTGTGTCCAGCCTGGATGAATTCCAGCCAGACCTGGTGGTGCTTTCAGGACTGCACATGATGGAAGGGCAGAGCAAGGAGATGCGACACAGACGACTCATGGAG GCTGTAGCCTCCATCTCTGATATCCCAACCGACATTCCCATACACCTGGAGCTGGCCAGTATGACTGATCAGGATTTTATGAGCAACATTATGCATCAG CAGGTCTTTCCCCTGGTGAACTCCATCGGGCTGAAcgagcaggagctgctgttcctcaCCCAGTCTGCTGCTGGTCCCCATGCCTCTCTGGCCTCCTGGAGTGGCATCCCTGAGGTGGGGGTGGTCAGCGACATCCTCTTCTGGATCCTGAAGGAGCACGGCAAGACGGCGGAGCGCGCCTCGGACCTGACGCGGATCCACTTCCACACGCTGGCCTACCACATCCTGGCCACGGTGGACGGGCACTGGGGCAACCaggcggcggcggtggcggcggggGCCCGGGCGGCCGGCACCCAGGCCTGCGCCACCGACACCATCGACACCAGCAAGGTCTTCCTCAAAGCTCCTCTGGAGTTCCTCACCTCCCACACAGAGGCACCAGCCAAAATCTCCCTGGATCCAGACAAGCCCGTggtgcagtggcacagggaaggCATCTCCTTCCACTTCAGCCCCGTGCTGGTGTGCAAGGATCCCGTCCGGACCGTGGGGCTCGGCGATGCCATTTCAGCCGAGGGACTGCTCTATTCCGAAGTGTATCCTCAGTAA
- the ADPGK gene encoding ADP-dependent glucokinase isoform X2, producing the protein MWQRSVCVGLLALALGYLCVLGPELPPAALRQLSASLLGTLRRARSLEARTVAAWQAAIVRPARGWARVAVGVNACVDVVLSGVKLLEALGLEPSDGKNHAVLNSRQDLREAFSHFMERGAAAERFFSDAEAFQDIARTASEHPAAQLYVGGNAALIGQKLATNPDLKILLCGPVGPKLHELLDDNVVVPPESMQERDEFHLILEYQAGEQWGQVRAPTANRFIFSHDLSNGALNMLEVFVSSLDEFQPDLVVLSGLHMMEGQSKEMRHRRLMEAVASISDIPTDIPIHLELASMTDQDFMSNIMHQVFPLVNSIGLNEQELLFLTQSAAGPHASLASWSGIPEVGVVSDILFWILKEHGKTAERASDLTRIHFHTLAYHILATVDGHWGNQAAAVAAGARAAGTQACATDTIDTSKVFLKAPLEFLTSHTEAPAKISLDPDKPVVQWHREGISFHFSPVLVCKDPVRTVGLGDAISAEGLLYSEVYPQ; encoded by the exons ATGTGGCAGCGGTCGGTGTGCGTGGGCCTGCTGGCCCTGGCGCTGGGCTACCTGTGCGTGCTGGGCCCCGAGCTGCCCCCCGCGGCCCTGCGGCAGCTCTCGGCCTCGCTGCTGGGGACGCTGCGCCGCGCCCGCTCGCTGGAGGCGCGCACGGTGGCGGCCTGGCAGGCGGCCATTGTCCGGCCCGCGCGCGGCTGGGCGCGCGTCGCCGTCGG tgTCAATGCCTGTGTGGACGTGGTGCTGTCTGGGGTGAAGCTGCTGGAGGCGCTGGGCTTGGAGCCCAGTGATGGGAAGAACCATGCAGTCCTGAACTCCAGGCAGGACCTGAGGGAGGCTTTTTCCCACTTCATGGAGAGAGGGGCGGCTGCTGAGCGCTTCTTCAGCGATGCTGAGGCGTTCCAGGACATTGCACGGACAGCCTCGGagcaccctgcagcacag CTTTACGTgggaggaaatgctgctctcaTCGGGCAGAAGCTTGCAACAAATCCAGACCTGAAG ATCCTCCTTTGTGGCCCAGTTGGTCCCAAACTCCATGAACTGCTCGATGACAATGTGGTTGTGCCACCTGAATCCATGCAGGAAAGAGATGAATTCCATCTTATCTTGGAATATCAAGCAG GTGAGCAGTGGGGCCAAGTGAGAGCACCCACTGCCAACCGCTTCATCTTCTCCCACGACCTGTCCAACGGGGCCCTGAACATGCTGGAAGTGTTTGTGTCCAGCCTGGATGAATTCCAGCCAGACCTGGTGGTGCTTTCAGGACTGCACATGATGGAAGGGCAGAGCAAGGAGATGCGACACAGACGACTCATGGAG GCTGTAGCCTCCATCTCTGATATCCCAACCGACATTCCCATACACCTGGAGCTGGCCAGTATGACTGATCAGGATTTTATGAGCAACATTATGCATCAG GTCTTTCCCCTGGTGAACTCCATCGGGCTGAAcgagcaggagctgctgttcctcaCCCAGTCTGCTGCTGGTCCCCATGCCTCTCTGGCCTCCTGGAGTGGCATCCCTGAGGTGGGGGTGGTCAGCGACATCCTCTTCTGGATCCTGAAGGAGCACGGCAAGACGGCGGAGCGCGCCTCGGACCTGACGCGGATCCACTTCCACACGCTGGCCTACCACATCCTGGCCACGGTGGACGGGCACTGGGGCAACCaggcggcggcggtggcggcggggGCCCGGGCGGCCGGCACCCAGGCCTGCGCCACCGACACCATCGACACCAGCAAGGTCTTCCTCAAAGCTCCTCTGGAGTTCCTCACCTCCCACACAGAGGCACCAGCCAAAATCTCCCTGGATCCAGACAAGCCCGTggtgcagtggcacagggaaggCATCTCCTTCCACTTCAGCCCCGTGCTGGTGTGCAAGGATCCCGTCCGGACCGTGGGGCTCGGCGATGCCATTTCAGCCGAGGGACTGCTCTATTCCGAAGTGTATCCTCAGTAA